In Helianthus annuus cultivar XRQ/B chromosome 8, HanXRQr2.0-SUNRISE, whole genome shotgun sequence, a single genomic region encodes these proteins:
- the LOC110871988 gene encoding uncharacterized protein LOC110871988, producing MGDHFVFLVDRLLTESTLEAAIESRKPVDETVIECCSKVMDHEGVYGSEKLFECRICQDEDFDSNMETPCSCSGSLKYAHRRCVQRWCNEKGDIKCEICHQQFRPGYTAPPPVFKLGDIPASFRGHWQISRRDMNNNGRIITVVPSDPNFLDQEYDAYAESTARSILCFRSVAFIFMILLILRHTLPVLANGAGNYSLPVFLLLLIRASGIIVPIYIILRAFTALLHRRHHLASNSSTSSLSSSDEEAGPIPL from the exons ATGGGAGATCATTTTGTGTTTCTGGTGGATCGGTTACTGACTGAGTCTACTTTAGAGGCTGCAATCGAAAGCCGAAAACCGGTTGATGAAACAGTGATTGAGTGTTGTTCGAAGGTTATGGATCATGAAGGTGTTTATGGGTCTGAAAAGTTGTTTGAGTGTAGGATATGTCAGGATGAAGATTTTGATTCCAATATGGAGACTCCTTGTTCTTGTTCTGGTAGCTTAAAG TATGCTCACCGTAGATGTGTCCAACGATGGTGTAATGAGAAGGGTGATATAAAATGTGAAATATGTCATCAG CAATTTAGGCCAGGGTATACAGCACCACCCCCTGTGTTCAAATTAGGAGACATTCCAGCAAGTTTTAG GGGACATTGGCAGATTTCCCGGAGGGATATGAACAACAATGGCCGAATAATAACGGTCGTCCCTTCTGATCCTAATTTTCTTGATCAAGAATACGACGCGTACGCAGAGTCCACCGCTAGAAGCATTTTGTGTTTCCGTTCCGTTGCTTTCATC TTTATGATTCTCTTGATCTTGCGTCACACGCTCCCCGTGCTTGCTAATGGAGCGGGAAATTACTCTTTACCGGTGTTTTTG TTATTATTGATAAGAGCTTCAGGAATCATCGTACCGATCTACATCATCTTAAGAGCCTTCACAGCTTTACTACATCGGCGACACCACCTG GCTTCTAATTCATCAACGTCGTCTTTGTCGTCTTCTGATGAGGAAGCTGGTCCGATACCTTTGTAG